The genomic segment GTACAAAGATAGCCAAAGATTATCTTCATCAAACCAAATCTTTTGGGCTTTTGCTTCAGATACCGAAGAAATCATTCCATTTACCTTCTATGAGATTTAAATTCTTCTCAATCTCTTCTTCAATCCAA from the Leptospira wolffii serovar Khorat str. Khorat-H2 genome contains:
- a CDS encoding DUF4160 domain-containing protein, translating into MAKFWLKPSVKLDDNYGFNSKELNWIEEEIEKNLNLIEGKWNDFFGI